One genomic segment of Desulfomicrobium sp. ZS1 includes these proteins:
- a CDS encoding transposase, translating to MKRKWDARTKARIVLEGLMGGCVNEICRNHELRPGLYYKWRGHFLEHCHLVFEEQPRAPSQSDLAVENEKLKRLVGELTLELNKGGSLR from the coding sequence ATGAAACGCAAATGGGACGCAAGGACCAAGGCGCGTATCGTGCTCGAAGGGCTCATGGGCGGGTGTGTGAACGAGATCTGCCGAAATCATGAGCTGCGGCCGGGTCTGTACTATAAATGGCGAGGGCATTTTCTGGAGCATTGCCACCTTGTTTTCGAGGAGCAGCCCAGGGCGCCAAGCCAATCGGACCTGGCGGTCGAGAACGAGAAACTCAAGCGTTTGGTGGGTGAATTGACCTTGGAACTCAACAAGGGCGGAAGTCTTCGCTGA
- a CDS encoding 4Fe-4S binding protein, with amino-acid sequence MRKQYGALVVGAGIAGIRAALDLAVTGHKVALIDKRPSHGGILSQLDYQFPSDHCGMCRMLPLMSRDASSQFCLRKGMFHENIDLMLSTELASLEGEPGKFFVSLSRRSPLVDPHKCVSCGKCSEVCPVKVPSEFNAGLTQRSAVYLPVPHAIPNHYVLDLDNCIRCWKCHEACPTGAIDLKFEERAQFGILVADEDEQTRLTVRESLEHLHFPVFEAASGQEALDLLESDAQINFVLVGLNLQGVDALRVMARAKELSPGMPVSVLTAAGEEEAAAELIRRGARDQFMKPLSSKKFVPWLDKHYMRIMSDTTEELQVSAVILAGGFDCYHPDMDPNGGRDIWGYGHPAVLTAVEFERLLSGTGPTGGKLNRPGDGKPVQRIAWIQCVGSRDVGKNANYCSSVCCMFSMKEAMLAKKVTNGAVDATIFYMDMRTFGKGWDDYRLRAVEQGVHFVRNRPHSVVPAAEGGGVVLESLNDDGTRRSEEFDMVVLAVGARPPKGMDQFAATVGIETNEWGFCKTQPYAPERTSRVGVFAAGSFGEPRDISESVMQAGAASEAAARMIKIYDVLGPAPAPPEPEYPDVSREPVRTLIAVCTSCPTLGKAVNLEELARTVGRVHSVGTVLPVFQACTEAGWKQILETVKQKKPNRILIGACMPYAYIPRLKEMARTVGLNPALMDVVDVHTPTFNGQDAVEVAREIFSTLSMAVAKLQGVDPTPPDVLMDVSRSALVVGGGLAGLTASMAIADQGFGVCLVEAEEELGGIARRLYTQLDGTDPRKYMEDLVAQVEKHPRIKVFKDARVVLSRGSAGRFRSAISGDSGIFPLEHGVTILATGGHEAKIYESGFCVHKTVMTHFGLEEKLATGALDVGSLGAVAMIQCWRSRKEGERNYCSRICCPEMLKNVLTMKERKPELPIYVFYRDIMAQGFLESYYTQARKAGVIFIRYDLENPPKVTFVEGKPVIRALDPILGAEIEVHADILSLSSGVEPNDVDDLVEIFGVKTDHNGFFQEADSKWRPVDFLKQGVYMCGLAHSPRRMAETVASAKAAAQQSLRILSAGKVARETLVATVRPSLCSLCQACVAACPYGARTVDLENELILVDEMLCQGCGACAAVCPNSATVIKGFHDGPMMAVIDAALEQLA; translated from the coding sequence ATGAGGAAACAATACGGCGCGTTGGTGGTGGGCGCGGGCATCGCCGGAATTCGGGCGGCTCTTGATTTGGCCGTGACCGGACACAAGGTGGCCCTGATCGACAAACGCCCCAGTCATGGCGGCATCTTAAGCCAACTGGATTACCAGTTTCCCTCGGATCACTGCGGCATGTGCCGCATGCTTCCGCTTATGAGTCGGGATGCGTCCAGCCAGTTTTGCCTGCGAAAGGGCATGTTTCATGAAAACATAGATTTGATGCTCTCAACGGAGCTGGCCTCTCTGGAGGGCGAGCCGGGCAAGTTTTTTGTCAGCCTGAGCCGCCGTTCTCCGCTGGTCGATCCGCACAAGTGCGTCAGTTGCGGGAAGTGCTCCGAGGTCTGTCCGGTCAAGGTTCCGAGCGAATTCAACGCCGGGCTGACACAGCGTTCGGCCGTGTATCTGCCCGTGCCCCACGCCATACCCAACCATTACGTTCTGGACCTGGACAACTGCATTCGCTGCTGGAAATGCCACGAGGCCTGTCCGACCGGGGCCATTGATCTTAAATTCGAAGAGCGGGCGCAGTTCGGCATTCTGGTTGCGGACGAGGATGAACAGACCCGCTTGACGGTGCGGGAAAGCCTTGAGCACCTGCATTTCCCGGTCTTCGAGGCCGCGAGTGGTCAGGAGGCCTTGGATTTGCTTGAGTCCGACGCGCAGATCAATTTCGTGCTGGTCGGGCTTAACCTGCAGGGCGTGGACGCCCTGCGCGTCATGGCCCGCGCCAAGGAACTCAGTCCCGGCATGCCCGTGTCCGTCCTGACTGCCGCCGGAGAAGAGGAGGCTGCCGCCGAATTGATCCGGCGTGGAGCGCGGGATCAGTTCATGAAGCCGCTCTCGTCCAAGAAATTCGTGCCCTGGCTGGATAAGCACTACATGCGCATCATGTCCGACACCACGGAGGAGTTGCAGGTCAGCGCGGTGATTTTGGCCGGGGGCTTTGACTGCTATCATCCCGACATGGACCCGAACGGAGGACGCGATATCTGGGGATACGGCCACCCGGCCGTGCTTACCGCCGTGGAGTTCGAGCGCCTGCTGAGCGGCACCGGGCCCACGGGCGGCAAGCTTAACCGCCCGGGCGACGGCAAGCCGGTGCAAAGGATCGCCTGGATCCAGTGCGTGGGCTCGCGCGATGTGGGCAAAAACGCCAACTACTGTTCCTCGGTCTGCTGCATGTTTTCCATGAAGGAGGCCATGCTGGCCAAGAAGGTCACAAACGGGGCGGTCGACGCCACCATTTTCTACATGGACATGCGTACCTTCGGCAAAGGCTGGGACGATTACCGTCTGCGGGCCGTGGAGCAGGGCGTGCATTTCGTGCGCAACCGGCCGCACTCCGTGGTGCCTGCCGCCGAGGGCGGCGGGGTGGTGCTTGAGTCCTTGAACGACGACGGTACGCGCCGTTCGGAAGAGTTCGACATGGTCGTCCTGGCCGTGGGCGCAAGACCTCCCAAGGGCATGGATCAGTTCGCGGCCACGGTGGGCATCGAGACCAACGAGTGGGGTTTTTGCAAAACTCAGCCCTACGCTCCGGAGCGGACCAGCCGGGTCGGCGTGTTCGCGGCCGGTTCCTTCGGCGAGCCGAGGGACATTTCCGAATCCGTGATGCAGGCCGGAGCCGCATCCGAAGCCGCCGCGCGCATGATCAAGATCTACGACGTGTTGGGGCCGGCTCCCGCGCCGCCCGAGCCGGAGTATCCCGATGTTTCCCGCGAGCCGGTGCGTACGCTGATTGCCGTGTGCACTTCCTGCCCGACGCTGGGCAAGGCGGTGAATCTGGAAGAACTGGCGCGCACCGTGGGTCGGGTTCATTCGGTCGGCACCGTGCTGCCCGTGTTCCAGGCCTGCACTGAAGCCGGCTGGAAGCAGATCCTTGAAACAGTCAAGCAGAAAAAGCCCAACCGTATCCTTATCGGGGCCTGTATGCCCTACGCCTACATCCCGCGCTTGAAAGAGATGGCCCGCACCGTGGGGCTCAATCCGGCGCTCATGGATGTGGTTGACGTGCACACTCCGACCTTTAACGGTCAGGATGCCGTGGAAGTGGCCCGTGAGATATTCTCCACCCTGTCCATGGCCGTGGCCAAGTTGCAGGGAGTCGATCCCACGCCGCCGGATGTGCTCATGGACGTGTCGCGCTCCGCATTGGTGGTGGGTGGCGGTCTGGCCGGTCTGACCGCGTCCATGGCCATCGCCGACCAGGGTTTCGGGGTCTGTCTGGTGGAAGCCGAGGAGGAACTCGGCGGCATAGCCCGGCGCCTGTACACCCAACTCGATGGCACGGATCCGCGTAAATATATGGAGGACCTCGTCGCCCAGGTGGAGAAGCACCCGCGCATCAAGGTCTTCAAGGACGCTCGCGTGGTCCTGTCCCGTGGCAGCGCCGGACGCTTCCGCTCCGCCATCAGCGGCGACAGCGGCATCTTCCCGCTGGAGCACGGGGTGACCATCCTGGCCACCGGCGGGCATGAAGCCAAGATCTACGAAAGCGGGTTCTGCGTGCACAAGACCGTCATGACCCACTTCGGGCTGGAGGAGAAACTGGCCACGGGCGCGCTCGATGTGGGCAGCCTCGGCGCGGTGGCCATGATCCAGTGCTGGCGGTCCCGCAAGGAAGGCGAGCGCAACTATTGCAGCCGCATCTGCTGTCCCGAGATGCTCAAGAACGTGCTGACCATGAAGGAGCGCAAGCCCGAATTGCCCATCTATGTCTTTTACCGTGACATCATGGCCCAGGGATTCCTGGAGAGTTACTACACCCAGGCGCGCAAGGCCGGAGTGATCTTCATCCGCTATGACCTGGAGAATCCGCCCAAGGTGACTTTTGTCGAGGGTAAGCCTGTGATCCGGGCCCTGGATCCGATCCTGGGTGCTGAAATAGAGGTGCATGCCGACATTCTGTCTCTGTCGAGCGGGGTGGAGCCCAATGATGTGGACGATCTGGTGGAGATCTTCGGGGTCAAGACCGACCACAACGGGTTCTTCCAGGAGGCCGACAGCAAGTGGCGGCCCGTGGATTTCCTGAAGCAGGGCGTCTATATGTGCGGGCTGGCTCATTCGCCCCGGCGCATGGCCGAAACCGTGGCTTCGGCCAAGGCAGCGGCCCAGCAGTCCCTGCGCATTCTCTCCGCGGGTAAGGTGGCCCGGGAGACCCTGGTGGCTACGGTCAGGCCGTCCCTGTGCTCCCTCTGCCAGGCCTGCGTGGCGGCTTGCCCCTACGGGGCGCGCACCGTGGACCTCGAAAACGAGCTCATACTGGTGGACGAGATGCTCTGTCAGGGCTGCGGTGCCTGCGCGGCGGTCTGTCCCAACAGCGCAACAGTGATCAAGGGCTTCCATGACGGACCGATGATGGCGGTAATCGACGCCGCTCTGGAACAATTGGCCTAG
- a CDS encoding hydrogenase iron-sulfur subunit has translation MNQEFEPAILAFVCNWCTYTAADLAGTSRMVQQPNVRLVRMMCTGMVDPKYVIKALLSGADGVLVSGCHPGDCHYINGNYKARRRVKLLNEILPQFGIDQRRLRLTWVGASEGNEFAATVNNFINEIRELGPLDVRGMAAL, from the coding sequence ATGAACCAGGAATTTGAACCCGCCATTTTGGCATTTGTCTGCAACTGGTGCACCTACACCGCCGCCGATCTGGCCGGGACCTCGCGCATGGTGCAACAGCCCAACGTACGCCTGGTGCGCATGATGTGCACGGGCATGGTCGATCCCAAATATGTCATCAAGGCCCTTTTGTCCGGGGCCGACGGGGTGCTGGTCAGCGGCTGCCATCCCGGCGACTGCCACTACATCAACGGCAACTACAAGGCCCGGCGGCGGGTCAAGCTCTTGAACGAGATCCTGCCGCAGTTCGGCATCGACCAGCGGAGGTTGCGCCTGACCTGGGTCGGAGCCAGCGAGGGCAACGAGTTTGCGGCCACGGTCAATAATTTCATCAATGAAATACGAGAGCTCGGGCCGCTGGATGTGCGCGGCATGGCAGCCCTTTAA
- a CDS encoding 4Fe-4S dicluster domain-containing protein: MATTVRIEVGENGPVPALQDFFKKLLADESLSGIMVPVHLFGGGMPMPTLVTDPAQLDRADPLAPAFPMNSAKLVSRLSKGSAGERFAVVMRPCEIRAFVELVKLNQGSLEEVILIGMDCPGAYDNMHYREFLGEREPMAASADFHKALAEGRKPAAVDLAGACRVCEHPTPQGTDIVVGLFGGDILSGIQIMAASPRGEALLGAMGLPAQEPDGKREAAVAALVSEREVARDAMFKDVEERTSTLEKLAQYLGSCVNCYNCRVACPVCYCKECVFNTDVFEHKPWQYLDWAKRKGSLKLPTDTVFYHLTRMAHMSTACVGCGQCSNACPNGVEVVELFRTVAARTQKSFDYEPGLSLDQAPPLTVFREDEYQDTVSHLA, translated from the coding sequence ATGGCCACCACTGTACGGATTGAAGTCGGCGAAAACGGCCCGGTGCCGGCCCTGCAGGATTTTTTCAAGAAATTGCTGGCGGACGAGTCCCTGTCCGGGATCATGGTCCCCGTGCACCTTTTCGGGGGCGGCATGCCCATGCCGACCCTGGTTACCGATCCGGCCCAGCTGGACCGGGCCGACCCATTGGCTCCGGCCTTTCCTATGAATAGCGCCAAACTTGTTTCGCGTCTGAGCAAGGGCTCGGCCGGAGAGCGTTTCGCCGTGGTCATGCGCCCTTGCGAGATCCGGGCCTTCGTGGAGCTGGTCAAGCTCAACCAGGGCTCTCTGGAAGAGGTCATCCTCATCGGCATGGATTGTCCGGGAGCCTACGACAACATGCATTACCGCGAATTTCTGGGCGAGCGCGAGCCCATGGCCGCCAGCGCCGATTTCCACAAGGCCCTGGCCGAGGGTCGCAAACCTGCCGCCGTGGATCTGGCCGGGGCTTGCCGGGTTTGCGAGCATCCCACGCCGCAAGGCACGGACATAGTTGTCGGTCTTTTCGGGGGCGATATTTTATCAGGCATCCAGATCATGGCTGCCAGTCCTCGCGGCGAGGCCCTGCTCGGGGCCATGGGGCTGCCGGCGCAGGAACCGGACGGGAAGCGCGAGGCCGCTGTCGCCGCCCTGGTCAGTGAACGCGAGGTCGCGCGCGACGCCATGTTCAAGGATGTGGAGGAGCGAACCTCGACCCTGGAGAAATTGGCCCAATATCTGGGTTCCTGCGTGAACTGCTATAACTGCCGGGTGGCCTGCCCGGTCTGCTACTGCAAGGAGTGCGTCTTCAACACCGACGTCTTCGAGCACAAGCCCTGGCAATACCTGGACTGGGCCAAGCGCAAGGGCAGCCTCAAGCTGCCCACGGATACGGTCTTTTACCACCTGACGCGCATGGCGCACATGAGCACGGCCTGCGTCGGTTGCGGCCAATGCTCCAACGCGTGCCCCAACGGCGTGGAGGTCGTGGAGCTTTTCCGCACCGTGGCTGCTCGCACGCAGAAGAGTTTTGATTACGAGCCTGGCCTGAGTCTGGACCAGGCCCCGCCCCTGACGGTGTTCAGGGAGGATGAATATCAGGATACGGTTTCGCACCTGGCTTGA
- a CDS encoding CoB--CoM heterodisulfide reductase iron-sulfur subunit B family protein: MKYAYYPGCSLQESAQEFDVSVRAVMAALGVELVDIPDWTCCGASAAEPVSALMNYALPARNLALAERDLAGLDVLAPCSACYLNLLKVNREVVGHKELHARVNEALGAMDLNYRGTVGVRHILDVLVNDIGLDAIKEKVVTDMGGMRVAPYYGCQILRPYEVFDDPRKPVTMDNVLSALGAKPQPWDMGNKCCGASLMVTHPEVAMHSVAAILEAAEGVDAVATVCPLCQMNLEAYQHDSAAGGHYVPILYLTQLMGLAFGLEEPSVLLDKNMSMDGSMRAGIRSRTWRHEPPGEGDETLAHEI; the protein is encoded by the coding sequence ATGAAATACGCCTACTATCCAGGCTGCTCGCTGCAGGAAAGCGCCCAGGAGTTCGACGTGTCGGTGCGGGCCGTCATGGCCGCCCTGGGAGTGGAACTCGTCGATATACCGGACTGGACCTGCTGTGGGGCCAGCGCGGCCGAACCGGTCAGCGCCCTCATGAATTACGCTCTTCCGGCCCGCAATCTTGCCCTGGCCGAAAGGGATCTGGCCGGGCTTGATGTGCTGGCCCCATGCAGCGCCTGCTATCTCAATCTCTTGAAGGTCAACCGTGAAGTCGTCGGTCACAAGGAACTGCACGCCCGGGTCAACGAGGCCCTTGGCGCGATGGATCTGAATTACCGGGGCACCGTCGGGGTGCGGCACATTCTGGACGTTCTGGTCAACGACATCGGGCTTGATGCCATAAAAGAGAAGGTCGTCACCGACATGGGCGGGATGCGGGTGGCTCCGTACTACGGCTGTCAGATCCTGCGCCCTTACGAAGTTTTCGATGATCCGCGCAAACCCGTGACCATGGACAATGTGCTGAGCGCCCTGGGGGCCAAGCCCCAGCCGTGGGACATGGGTAACAAGTGCTGCGGTGCCTCGCTCATGGTCACCCATCCGGAGGTGGCCATGCATTCCGTGGCCGCCATTCTGGAGGCCGCCGAAGGTGTTGACGCCGTGGCCACGGTCTGCCCGCTGTGCCAGATGAACCTGGAGGCCTATCAGCACGACTCCGCAGCCGGGGGCCATTACGTGCCGATTTTGTACTTGACCCAGCTCATGGGCCTCGCGTTCGGGCTGGAAGAGCCTTCCGTACTCTTGGATAAGAACATGAGCATGGACGGGAGCATGCGCGCCGGGATCAGATCCCGGACCTGGCGGCACGAACCGCCAGGCGAAGGCGACGAGACGCTTGCCCACGAAATTTGA
- a CDS encoding CoB--CoM heterodisulfide reductase iron-sulfur subunit A family protein, producing MARRIGVYVCHCGSNIAGKVDCPDVAAFARGLKNVTVARDYQFMCSDPGQDMIIRDIHEHGLDRVVVASCSPRLHEKTFQKACARAGLNPYLMQHCCIREHCSWVTADKAEATAKAKHIVEAAVLRVRRHQELHSREVAVVPDVMVVGAGIAGIQAALDVARSGHRVILVEKSPSIGGHMAQFDKTFPTLDCAACISTPKMVAVAQEPNIELLTWSEVEEVTGFVGNYTVTVRRKARYVREDICTGCGACLEKCPTKVVSEFEEGLGMRRAIYRNSPQAVPSTPVIDAEHCKMLTKGKCGICQKTCPTGAIDFTQQDRKEVYQVGSVILATGYDTMDPTPMTEYGYGRYPEVYTALQFERLNNAVGPTGGKILMKNGQAPESVAIIHCVGSRDTNYHEYCSRTCCMYALKYDHLIKDKVGHSTQIYNFYIDMRCFGKGYEEFYRRVQDEGVTFVRGRPSEVVQENGKLVVVGEDTLLGMRLRVPVDMVILCTAMEARADTTEVARVFGVSQGRDGFFLEEHPKLGPVSTASDGIYLAGTCQGPKDIPDAVAHAAGGAAQALALAARGVVSISPTTSWINPDICVGCKMCIGLCPYSAIEFDERRHIAVINEAMCKGCGSCAGHCPSGAAQIKHFRQVQVFNEIDGLLDRKPDIMALIGDIYQTANRAGA from the coding sequence ATGGCCAGAAGGATCGGGGTGTATGTCTGTCATTGCGGTTCGAACATCGCGGGCAAGGTCGATTGTCCGGACGTAGCCGCTTTTGCCAGAGGACTCAAAAACGTCACCGTTGCGCGCGACTATCAGTTCATGTGTTCGGACCCCGGACAGGATATGATCATCCGGGATATTCACGAGCATGGGCTGGACCGGGTGGTGGTAGCCTCCTGCTCGCCGCGTCTGCACGAAAAGACATTTCAGAAGGCCTGCGCCAGGGCCGGGCTCAATCCGTACCTCATGCAGCATTGCTGCATCCGCGAGCACTGCTCATGGGTAACCGCGGACAAGGCCGAGGCCACGGCCAAGGCCAAGCACATCGTCGAGGCCGCGGTGCTCAGGGTGCGCAGGCATCAGGAACTCCACTCCCGTGAAGTGGCCGTGGTGCCCGACGTCATGGTCGTGGGCGCGGGCATCGCCGGCATCCAGGCCGCGCTTGACGTTGCCCGTTCCGGACACCGCGTCATCTTGGTCGAGAAGTCGCCGTCCATTGGCGGGCACATGGCGCAATTCGACAAGACCTTTCCCACCCTGGACTGCGCGGCCTGCATCTCCACTCCGAAAATGGTGGCCGTGGCCCAGGAACCGAACATTGAGCTCCTGACTTGGAGCGAGGTCGAGGAGGTCACGGGTTTTGTCGGCAACTACACGGTCACGGTGCGGCGCAAGGCGCGTTATGTGCGTGAGGACATCTGCACCGGGTGCGGGGCGTGCCTGGAAAAATGCCCGACCAAGGTGGTCAGTGAATTCGAGGAAGGCCTCGGCATGCGCCGGGCCATCTACCGCAATTCTCCTCAGGCCGTGCCCAGCACCCCGGTCATCGACGCCGAGCACTGCAAGATGCTCACCAAGGGCAAATGCGGCATCTGCCAGAAGACTTGTCCCACCGGAGCCATCGATTTCACCCAGCAGGACCGCAAAGAGGTCTATCAAGTGGGCAGCGTGATCCTGGCCACGGGATACGACACCATGGATCCCACGCCCATGACCGAATACGGTTACGGCCGTTATCCGGAGGTCTACACCGCCCTGCAGTTCGAACGCCTGAACAATGCGGTGGGGCCTACCGGCGGCAAGATTCTGATGAAGAACGGACAGGCGCCGGAAAGCGTGGCCATCATTCACTGCGTGGGCAGCCGTGACACGAATTATCACGAATACTGCTCCCGCACCTGCTGCATGTACGCCCTCAAGTATGACCACCTGATAAAAGACAAGGTCGGACACTCTACGCAAATCTATAATTTCTACATCGACATGCGTTGTTTTGGCAAAGGGTACGAGGAATTCTACCGCCGTGTTCAGGACGAAGGGGTGACCTTCGTGCGCGGCAGACCTTCCGAAGTCGTGCAGGAAAACGGCAAGCTGGTCGTGGTGGGCGAGGATACCCTGCTCGGGATGAGGCTGCGCGTGCCCGTGGATATGGTCATCCTGTGCACAGCCATGGAGGCTCGAGCCGATACCACGGAAGTGGCGCGCGTCTTCGGCGTGTCCCAGGGCCGGGACGGATTTTTCCTTGAGGAGCATCCCAAGCTTGGTCCCGTCTCCACGGCCTCGGACGGCATTTACCTGGCCGGAACCTGTCAGGGCCCGAAAGACATTCCCGACGCCGTGGCCCACGCCGCCGGTGGCGCGGCGCAGGCTCTGGCCTTGGCTGCGCGCGGAGTGGTGTCCATCTCCCCCACGACCTCCTGGATCAACCCCGATATCTGCGTGGGCTGCAAGATGTGCATCGGCCTGTGCCCGTACTCGGCCATCGAGTTCGACGAGCGCCGCCACATCGCGGTCATCAACGAGGCCATGTGCAAGGGCTGCGGCAGCTGCGCCGGGCATTGCCCCAGCGGCGCGGCCCAGATCAAGCATTTCCGCCAGGTGCAGGTTTTCAACGAGATAGACGGTCTGCTGGACCGTAAACCGGACATAATGGCCCTGATTGGAGACATCTACCAAACCGCGAACCGAGCAGGGGCGTGA
- a CDS encoding universal stress protein, with amino-acid sequence MFKDIIVGVTPSGVDACAVESAVGFAKKFESNLYLVHVAGMEQGWGSIETLEASGETARLEARIREMYASLLADLPNAKVQVVAGIPHNELLRLARKKDTDLVVMGPHTKEYEEKRAQMWGMAGSTLERVSQKARCPVMIVHRAVECKDPAFANILVATDFSEQSECAVSYGGQMVRQYKAKLTLMNVSETSTDSPQGRAEIEARLQTEYGDRLQGIDNCVYAGRFGRPAMEILNMATQIGADLIIMAHHSNADDPEEAFLGSTVVQVSVNAPCPTMSVNRHFDLRCGLMYDQTGQVVNVAATV; translated from the coding sequence ATGTTCAAGGACATCATCGTAGGCGTGACGCCCAGCGGCGTGGATGCATGCGCGGTTGAATCCGCGGTGGGTTTTGCCAAGAAGTTTGAATCCAACCTGTATCTGGTCCACGTGGCCGGCATGGAGCAGGGCTGGGGTTCCATCGAGACCCTGGAGGCCTCGGGCGAGACGGCCCGGCTGGAGGCGCGCATTCGGGAGATGTACGCATCCCTGCTGGCCGATCTGCCTAATGCCAAGGTGCAGGTGGTGGCCGGAATTCCGCATAACGAGCTCCTGCGCTTGGCGCGCAAGAAGGACACCGATCTGGTGGTCATGGGGCCGCACACCAAGGAATACGAGGAGAAGCGGGCTCAGATGTGGGGCATGGCCGGCAGCACCTTGGAGCGGGTCAGCCAGAAGGCGCGCTGTCCAGTCATGATCGTGCACCGCGCTGTGGAGTGTAAGGACCCGGCATTTGCCAACATCCTCGTGGCCACGGACTTTTCCGAGCAGTCCGAATGCGCTGTCAGCTACGGCGGGCAGATGGTGCGGCAGTACAAGGCCAAGCTCACTCTCATGAATGTCAGCGAAACCTCCACGGATTCGCCGCAGGGCCGCGCCGAGATCGAGGCAAGGTTGCAAACCGAATACGGCGACCGGCTGCAGGGCATCGACAACTGTGTCTACGCTGGGCGCTTCGGGCGGCCGGCCATGGAGATCCTGAACATGGCCACCCAGATCGGCGCGGATCTGATCATCATGGCCCACCACTCCAACGCCGACGACCCGGAAGAGGCTTTCCTCGGTTCCACGGTGGTCCAGGTCTCGGTCAACGCGCCCTGTCCGACCATGAGCGTCAATCGTCACTTCGACCTGCGTTGCGGCCTGATGTACGATCAGACCGGCCAGGTGGTTAATGTCGCGGCTACGGTCTAG
- a CDS encoding 4Fe-4S dicluster domain-containing protein: MNQTQTKPWSPDPVTREILEELRSELGACMQCGTCTASCPNGFAMDVTPRQMWRMVQFGMLDQILESKTFWMCSSCYMCTLRCPRGLKLTRAMGALKRLARARGTWKIRKNSAFYDAFMDNVEKYGRVQETSLMPGYFLKSRDPLLPLHYLPLGVRMMKAGKLHVPSSAQKGRLKKLFAKVREMEEES, translated from the coding sequence ATGAACCAAACGCAAACAAAACCATGGAGCCCGGATCCCGTGACCCGGGAAATTCTTGAAGAGCTGCGCAGCGAGCTTGGGGCCTGCATGCAGTGCGGAACGTGTACCGCGTCCTGTCCCAACGGCTTCGCCATGGACGTAACGCCCCGGCAGATGTGGCGCATGGTGCAGTTCGGAATGTTGGACCAGATTCTTGAGAGCAAGACCTTCTGGATGTGCTCGTCCTGCTACATGTGCACCCTGCGCTGCCCGCGCGGGCTGAAGCTGACGCGGGCCATGGGCGCCCTGAAGCGCCTGGCCAGGGCGCGGGGGACCTGGAAGATCCGCAAGAACAGCGCATTCTACGACGCATTCATGGACAACGTGGAGAAGTACGGGCGCGTGCAGGAGACGAGCCTCATGCCCGGATACTTCCTGAAAAGCCGCGATCCGCTCCTGCCGTTGCACTACCTGCCTCTGGGGGTGCGCATGATGAAGGCCGGCAAGCTGCACGTGCCAAGCAGTGCCCAGAAGGGGCGCCTCAAGAAACTCTTCGCCAAGGTGCGTGAGATGGAGGAGGAATCATGA